The stretch of DNA AGATTCGAAGATCGCGGATATGGAGCTCGCTCCCTTCTCACGTGCCTGCACTCACGTCTGCCCTCTCTTTGGTTGCTTGGGCATCGCTTTCATGTTCGCTGAGAAGGATTTTGTCGCCAAGGTACGTGCAATTCCCGTTGTTATGCTCCCCCATAATTATTTTGTGAACCAAATTTGGCAACTTTACCGGTTGATTATCTGGAGATTGGCGGTGATCTAGGGTTTCATTTTTCCAATCTTTTCTTGGGGGGGGGGAGGTGAATCTTGTTATGTTTTGGGAGTGATGGAATTGCTGAATTTGGGGGTTTGAATCTCTTTTTATCATTTCTCTGGGCACTGTATATAATTAGAAATGAAGAAAATGTTATTTCTTTGGGATGAGAAAATTTAATCTTCTTGGGAAAACAAATGGGACAGTTTGGATTGGAGTAATGTTTCAGTAATTTACTTTCATCTTGTAATGATATTGAAAAATATAGTGAAATTCAACATGTGGTCTCAACACTAGAAGTAGGAGCTGTATGCTATTAGTTAGCATGATTTATCAATTCGGGTTGTTTCAAAGCTCTAGTTGATTATTTGATGATAACAGGTGCAAGATCTAGCAGAGGCATCGAATTCCATTAAGACATTGCAATCTATGATTGATCAAGATGTGCAGAACAATTGTGTGAGGACGGCAGGTAGCCATACAAGAAATCTGCTAAGAGTGAAGCGCGGACTTGACATGATCAGATTGCTGTTTGAGTATATGTTAGTTGCAGAGTATGTACATCACCCATGCTCTATAGTTAGCTTTGTGGTTTGTGTTGTGCAAGTTTCTTCTATCTACAATTTTCTATATTtcttttgaacaattttaagACTATGCTAGGCACCAAAGAGTGAAAATAGAGTGGGAAAAAAATGAAGAGGGAGCAAATTATTGTACGAGGGGATTGCTTTTTAATCCGGATCCCTAGTTAAGGGGGAAAGAAGGAAACAGATGAACAAAAGCTTTCATGCTTTCCCTTTAAATTTATCCTTATTTGTGATTATTTTTTGGCACCTGTAAGAGGTAGGAGGCCTTGTGAGGATTTAAACCTGTTAAGATTATTGgggattatattttattttattttacctgCGTTAACACATGATGGTTGTGCATTGTGCTACCCTATGTTAAAATAAGTCTACTGCTGACTACAATCTTGGGAAGCTAAGAAAGTGGTTTATTATGAAGGTAGGCAATGACCATCGGTTAGGGGACTCCTCCTTTAGTATAAACTTTTCTTCATATTTATTGATTATCTTCTCTCCACCATTCCCCAACCAGAACTTTCATTACATACATGATTCCACGAACTTCTGATCTAGTGatcttataattattttggGTATCCTTGACTCTCTTATTCTATCTCCTTGGTTAAAAGGTCTTAGCCCTGTGAGTCCtctggattttttttctttaaatgatTAAATCTCACTTCAAATTCCTATTTGGAAGTCACAGCTTCCTTGAAGGTGAAATCCTTTTTTTGGACAGTAGTGCTCAATAGAATTAACACTCACGATACTTCAAAATTGGATACACATTGATTTTTGCGCTGCTCCATGGCTAATCTTCTATGGAATCTGTGGTGAGTTTTCAATGTGTCCTAGAAAGGATCAGTTCTTGTTAACTAGGTTTGTTGGTTTTGGGAGAAGTATGGAAGCTAAATCTTTGTGGTAGTGTGCCATCGATGCTATTGGTGTGTTTGACCATGAAAGTGGCCAGTAGGTCAAGTCTAATTGAGCAGTTAAACAATCGTCAGTTGGTCCAGACAAGTTTTAAAGACACAGGTTAAAACAAATATAGTAATTAAAATACTATGATCATGAAATGTTCCTTAATGATGATTGCTTCCAtgatccttctctttttttctcttcctttttccttttgcttttaATGGACTTATTCTTTTTGCAATGTATATTTGTACAGGCAGAATCACTCAGTGTTAGCCTGTTATTGATCCGAGTTTCTGTATTTGTTTTGGCAGGGGAAGCTCCCTTAGGGATCCAGCTTCAAAGGCTTACGAGAAGGCATTGGCACCTTATCATGGATGGGCTATCAGGAAGGCTGTTTCTGCTGGGTTGTATACCCTTCCAACGAAGGAACAACTATTGGTGAAATTCAATGAGGATGGTAAGTGTAGAATTAAGTTTTGCTATTACATTCAATGAAGTTTAAACTCTTAGGAAGTAAGTTGAAGTTCATTTCTTGAAAGGGGGATTTgaatatatatagtttaataCATATTACATTTATAATAGAGCACTATGACCTCAATTGATCCATGTATCCTGGCAGACCCCACCCAATAAATCAAGGCTTAGATGGTCTTCTTATTGAAATCTATTTATCATGAAATAGGAATAGTTAATAGTTGACATTTTCGTGCCTTCTAAAGTTGGCAATCACATGTCTTAGGTATATACACCGGGCTGTTGCAACTTGCGATGTATGTACTTAATAATAGCTTTTAGAAGTGTGGAACATGCAAGTATTTCTAGTTATTCAAATCTTGTCAGTAAACATATGCATTT from Arachis duranensis cultivar V14167 chromosome 4, aradu.V14167.gnm2.J7QH, whole genome shotgun sequence encodes:
- the LOC107483133 gene encoding accelerated cell death 11: MAAVNGDDKPLQKISDAFKVLASVAQDSKIADMELAPFSRACTHVCPLFGCLGIAFMFAEKDFVAKVQDLAEASNSIKTLQSMIDQDVQNNCVRTAGSHTRNLLRVKRGLDMIRLLFEYMLVAEGSSLRDPASKAYEKALAPYHGWAIRKAVSAGLYTLPTKEQLLVKFNEDEATARVLMQNYVTACTPVLQYVDNLFISRDLGTDW